A stretch of the Plasmodium cynomolgi strain B DNA, scaffold: 0503, whole genome shotgun sequence genome encodes the following:
- a CDS encoding hypothetical protein (putative) — protein MNFFGSIFSDDHDDSLGYGDSRKGVGGATLNGQDENILHLVLSHRTSSVLHEQDGRAVSGVSSGVANRGDSAPNSHNDTAFTTNLGDPKIIQMCIHQLLIYEKAKVKKGKAKKRPLYRYDKLV, from the coding sequence atgaattttttcggGAGCATTTTCTCTGACGATCATGATGACAGCTTGGGTTATGGCGACAGTAGGAAAGGTGTCGGAGGTGCTACTTTAAACGGCCAggacgaaaatattttgcacctCGTTCTGAGCCACCGCACTTCGAGTGTGCTGCACGAGCAGGATGGGCGCGCGGTGAGTGGCGTGAGCAGCGGCGTAGCCAACCGTGGGGACAGTGCACCCAATAGCCACAACGACACAGCGTTCACAACAAACCTAGGGGACCCAAAAATAATTCAGATGTGCATCCACCAGTTGCTCATTtacgaaaaggcaaaagtaaaaaaggggaaagcgaAGAAGAGGCCATTATACAGATATGATAAATTGgtctaa